One window of Xanthomonas sp. 10-10 genomic DNA carries:
- the eno gene encoding phosphopyruvate hydratase, with the protein MTTIAKILAREILDSRGNPTLEAEVTLADGSFGRAAVPSGASTGTKEAVELRDGDKTRYMGKGVRHAVDNVNGTIAETLKDFDAADQQGLDRRLIDLDGTENKGRLGANALLGVSLAAAHAVAASRKQPLWQYLSTITESDVALPVPMMNIINGGAHADNNVDFQEFMVLPVGCSSFSEALRAGTEIFHSLKSVLKGHGLSTAVGDEGGFAPDFRSNVEALDTILEAIGKAGYTAGEDILLGLDVASSEFYDNGKYNLVGENKRLTSEQFVDFLADWVAQYPIISIEDGLAEDDWAGWKLLTDRVGKKVQLVGDDLFVTNPKIFKQGIDSGTANAILIKVNQIGTLTETLEAIAMAHAAKYASIVSHRSGETEDTTIADIAVATTATQIKTGSLCRSDRVAKYNQLLRIEQALGSGARYAGRDAFVSIKR; encoded by the coding sequence ATGACCACTATCGCCAAGATCCTCGCCCGCGAAATCCTCGATTCCCGCGGCAATCCCACGCTGGAGGCCGAAGTCACGCTGGCAGACGGCTCATTCGGCCGCGCCGCCGTACCCTCGGGCGCCTCGACCGGCACCAAGGAAGCGGTGGAGCTGCGCGACGGCGACAAGACCCGTTACATGGGCAAGGGCGTGCGCCATGCGGTGGACAACGTCAACGGCACCATCGCCGAGACGCTCAAGGATTTCGATGCGGCCGACCAGCAGGGTCTGGACCGTCGCCTGATCGACCTGGACGGCACCGAGAACAAGGGCCGCCTGGGCGCCAATGCGCTGCTGGGTGTGTCGCTGGCCGCCGCGCATGCGGTTGCCGCCTCGCGCAAACAGCCGCTGTGGCAGTACCTGTCCACCATCACCGAATCGGACGTGGCGCTGCCGGTGCCGATGATGAACATCATCAACGGCGGCGCGCATGCCGACAACAACGTCGACTTCCAGGAGTTCATGGTGTTGCCGGTCGGCTGCAGCTCGTTCTCCGAAGCGCTGCGCGCCGGCACCGAAATCTTCCATTCGCTCAAGTCGGTGCTCAAGGGCCACGGCCTGAGCACGGCAGTGGGCGACGAAGGCGGCTTTGCGCCGGACTTCCGCAGCAACGTCGAAGCGCTGGACACCATTCTCGAAGCGATCGGCAAGGCCGGTTACACGGCCGGCGAAGACATCCTGCTGGGTCTGGACGTGGCCTCCAGCGAGTTCTACGACAACGGCAAGTACAACCTGGTGGGCGAGAACAAGCGCCTGACCAGCGAGCAGTTCGTCGACTTCCTGGCCGACTGGGTCGCGCAGTACCCGATCATCAGCATCGAAGACGGCCTGGCCGAAGACGATTGGGCCGGCTGGAAGCTGCTCACCGACCGCGTCGGCAAGAAGGTGCAGCTGGTTGGCGACGATCTGTTCGTCACCAATCCGAAGATCTTCAAGCAGGGCATCGACTCGGGCACCGCCAACGCGATCCTGATCAAGGTCAACCAGATCGGCACGCTGACCGAAACGCTGGAAGCGATCGCCATGGCGCATGCGGCCAAGTACGCGTCCATCGTCTCGCACCGTTCGGGCGAAACCGAAGACACCACCATCGCCGATATCGCCGTGGCCACCACCGCCACCCAGATCAAGACCGGCTCGCTGTGCCGCAGCGATCGTGTGGCCAAGTACAACCAGCTGCTGCGCATCGAGCAGGCGTTGGGCTCCGGCGCGCGTTACGCCGGCCGCGACGCGTTCGTTTCGATCAAGCGATAA
- the ftsB gene encoding cell division protein FtsB gives MRNWRWLLLVLAVLLAWLQYRFWFGPGNSGEVMMLEAQVAHQTQDNEGLRQRNQALAAEVKDLKDGEEAIEERARSELGMIKPGETFYRVVEDAPPLPAATPEATPVPATSDPASATEPHP, from the coding sequence GTGCGCAACTGGCGCTGGCTACTGCTGGTGCTGGCGGTGCTGCTGGCTTGGCTGCAGTACCGCTTCTGGTTCGGGCCTGGGAATTCCGGTGAAGTGATGATGCTGGAAGCCCAGGTCGCGCATCAGACACAGGACAACGAAGGTCTGCGCCAACGCAACCAGGCGTTGGCAGCAGAGGTGAAGGATTTGAAGGACGGCGAGGAGGCAATCGAAGAGCGCGCACGCAGCGAGCTGGGCATGATCAAACCGGGCGAGACGTTCTATCGCGTGGTCGAGGACGCACCGCCACTGCCTGCCGCAACGCCCGAAGCGACACCTGTGCCGGCTACGTCCGATCCTGCATCCGCAACGGAACCGCATCCATGA
- the ispD gene encoding 2-C-methyl-D-erythritol 4-phosphate cytidylyltransferase, translated as MTGSIWAIVPAAGRGTRFGAALPKQYLPAAGQPLMAYTLAALAAHPAVAGILVAIAPGDADWPGWTSVQSKPVVTCVGGATRAASVLAGLLALPESVRADDFVLVHDAARPNLALADLDRLLEIGRGDPVGAILAAPVRDTLKRAGDDGGIDGTEPRERLWRALTPQLFRRHQLIRGLNEASAAGVDVTDEAMAMERLGLRPLLVEGAEDNFKVTTPADLARFEFELVRRGVAVDADPAAAPTDEAAPSARGDAGLAVVANDGDDRNDAS; from the coding sequence ATGACCGGCTCGATCTGGGCCATCGTGCCGGCCGCAGGGCGCGGCACGCGGTTTGGTGCTGCGCTTCCCAAGCAATATCTGCCGGCAGCGGGCCAACCGCTGATGGCCTACACCTTGGCAGCGCTTGCAGCGCATCCAGCGGTCGCCGGCATCCTGGTGGCGATTGCACCGGGCGATGCCGACTGGCCGGGCTGGACGTCGGTGCAGTCCAAGCCCGTAGTGACCTGCGTGGGCGGTGCCACGCGCGCAGCGTCGGTGCTGGCGGGCTTGCTGGCCCTGCCGGAGAGCGTGCGGGCCGACGACTTTGTGCTGGTGCACGATGCCGCGCGCCCGAATCTGGCGCTGGCAGATCTGGACCGGCTGCTGGAAATCGGTCGCGGCGACCCGGTCGGTGCGATCCTGGCCGCACCGGTGCGCGACACCCTCAAGCGTGCCGGCGACGATGGCGGTATCGACGGCACCGAGCCACGCGAGCGCTTGTGGCGTGCGCTGACACCGCAGCTGTTTCGGCGTCATCAGCTGATCCGTGGTCTCAATGAAGCATCGGCTGCCGGCGTCGACGTCACCGACGAGGCCATGGCGATGGAGCGGCTCGGGCTGCGTCCGTTGCTGGTGGAGGGCGCCGAGGACAACTTCAAGGTCACCACGCCGGCGGATCTGGCGCGCTTCGAGTTCGAACTTGTACGCCGCGGCGTTGCGGTCGACGCCGACCCCGCCGCTGCACCCACCGATGAGGCTGCGCCATCCGCGCGCGGCGATGCCGGGCTGGCTGTCGTTGCCAACGACGGCGACGACCGCAACGACGCCTCTTAA
- the ispF gene encoding 2-C-methyl-D-erythritol 2,4-cyclodiphosphate synthase: MSFNFRIGQGYDVHAFGDGDHVMLGGVRVAHSQGVLAHSDGDVVLHALCDAMLGGLALGDIGQHFPPSDARWKDADSAQFLQHCDQLLRERGWRVGNADITVICERPKVGPHALAMRERIAGLLGIELDAVSVKATTSEKLGFTGRGEGIAAQAAVLLGKIAM, from the coding sequence ATGTCCTTCAATTTCCGAATCGGCCAGGGCTACGACGTGCATGCGTTCGGCGATGGCGACCACGTGATGCTCGGCGGCGTGCGCGTCGCGCATAGCCAGGGCGTGCTCGCGCATAGCGATGGCGACGTGGTGTTGCACGCGCTGTGCGATGCGATGCTGGGTGGGTTGGCGCTGGGCGATATAGGCCAGCACTTTCCGCCGTCCGACGCGCGCTGGAAGGACGCCGACAGCGCGCAGTTTCTGCAGCATTGCGATCAGTTGTTGCGCGAGCGCGGCTGGCGCGTGGGCAATGCCGACATCACTGTGATCTGCGAGCGGCCCAAGGTTGGCCCGCATGCACTGGCAATGCGCGAACGCATCGCCGGGCTGCTCGGCATCGAACTCGATGCAGTCAGCGTCAAGGCCACCACCAGCGAAAAGCTCGGCTTCACCGGTCGCGGCGAAGGCATTGCCGCGCAGGCAGCGGTGCTGCTGGGCAAGATCGCTATGTAG
- the truD gene encoding tRNA pseudouridine(13) synthase TruD, translating to MSETSLLPRAHGAAVLGAAMRSTPEDFQVDELPSFEPSGEGEHLLLTIRKRGQNTAHIARQLAQWAGIAEMGVGYAGLKDRHAVTTQRFSVHLPKRIAPDLATLDDAQMQVVHSTWHNRKLQRGALLGNRFVLTLRQVQGERDAIEQRLQSIAARGIPNWFGEQRFGRDGGNVASALAMFGYLQEADGTLVPAPKRRLRNDQRSILLSAARSALFNRVLTARVEQGSWDAALDGEAWMLDGSRSVFGPEPWSEVLAERLARFDIHPSGPLWGAGELRCTDQAAAVEQGALSDRQSEVLRQGLEAAGLKQERRALRLRPQDLEYRWLDRRALQVEFALPQGCYATAVLWELGDVSDAGRAAATTRADD from the coding sequence ATGAGCGAGACGTCCCTCCTGCCACGCGCGCACGGCGCTGCGGTCCTTGGCGCGGCAATGCGCAGCACGCCGGAAGATTTCCAGGTCGACGAACTGCCGTCGTTCGAGCCGTCCGGCGAAGGCGAGCACCTGTTGCTCACCATTCGCAAGCGCGGCCAGAACACCGCCCATATCGCCAGACAGCTTGCGCAGTGGGCGGGCATCGCGGAGATGGGCGTCGGTTATGCCGGGCTGAAGGATCGTCATGCAGTGACCACGCAACGTTTCAGCGTGCACCTGCCCAAGCGCATCGCGCCGGACCTCGCCACGCTCGACGATGCGCAGATGCAGGTGGTCCACAGTACCTGGCATAACCGCAAGCTGCAGCGCGGCGCGCTGCTGGGCAATCGCTTCGTGCTGACCTTGCGTCAGGTGCAGGGCGAGCGCGACGCCATCGAGCAACGCTTGCAGTCGATCGCCGCACGCGGGATTCCGAACTGGTTCGGCGAACAGCGCTTCGGGCGCGATGGCGGCAACGTGGCTTCTGCGTTGGCGATGTTCGGTTACCTGCAGGAGGCCGACGGCACCTTGGTGCCGGCGCCGAAGCGGCGTCTGCGCAACGATCAGCGCTCGATCCTGCTGTCTGCGGCGCGCTCGGCGCTGTTCAATCGCGTGCTGACCGCGCGCGTGGAGCAGGGCAGCTGGGATGCGGCGCTGGATGGCGAGGCGTGGATGCTGGATGGCTCGCGCAGCGTGTTCGGCCCCGAACCCTGGAGCGAGGTGCTGGCCGAGCGGCTGGCGCGCTTCGACATCCACCCCAGTGGCCCGCTGTGGGGCGCGGGCGAGCTGCGTTGTACCGATCAGGCCGCGGCGGTGGAGCAGGGCGCGTTATCGGATCGGCAATCGGAGGTGTTGCGCCAGGGGCTGGAAGCGGCCGGACTGAAACAGGAGCGCCGCGCGTTGCGTCTGCGTCCGCAGGATCTGGAATACCGCTGGCTGGACCGGCGGGCCTTGCAGGTGGAGTTTGCGCTGCCGCAAGGCTGCTACGCCACTGCAGTGCTGTGGGAACTCGGCGATGTCAGCGATGCCGGTCGTGCCGCGGCAACCACGCGCGCCGACGACTGA
- a CDS encoding Smr/MutS family protein: MSHPEDEDDGALFRAAIGAVKPIREVAPPANAKPRPKPRARMAERDEAQAHTEFARLLRDSAPLEAGDTASYRRENLPTRLFQRLKRGQFSVQDELDLHGATAAQAEALLRQFLLEAHAHEHGCVRIIHGKGLQSDNGAPVLKNLMDRLLRQRNDVLAFHSAPPTQGGTGALLVLLARR; encoded by the coding sequence ATGTCACACCCTGAAGACGAAGACGACGGCGCGCTGTTCCGCGCAGCGATCGGCGCGGTCAAGCCGATCCGCGAAGTCGCACCACCGGCCAACGCCAAGCCGCGCCCGAAGCCGCGCGCGCGCATGGCCGAGCGCGACGAGGCGCAAGCGCATACCGAATTCGCACGATTGCTGCGCGACAGCGCGCCGCTGGAAGCCGGCGACACGGCCAGCTATCGCCGCGAGAATCTTCCCACCCGTCTGTTCCAACGCCTCAAGCGCGGGCAGTTTTCGGTGCAGGACGAACTGGACCTGCATGGCGCCACCGCAGCGCAGGCCGAAGCGTTGCTGCGGCAATTCCTGCTGGAGGCGCATGCGCACGAACATGGCTGTGTGCGCATCATCCACGGCAAGGGCCTGCAGTCGGACAACGGCGCGCCAGTCCTGAAGAACCTGATGGACCGCCTGCTGCGCCAGCGCAACGATGTGCTGGCATTTCATTCGGCACCGCCGACCCAGGGCGGTACCGGTGCGTTACTGGTGTTGTTGGCGCGGCGGTAG
- the surE gene encoding 5'/3'-nucleotidase SurE: protein MRVLVSNDDGVDAPGIQILAEALRHAGHEVMVVAPDRDRSGASNSLTLDVPIRTRRIDAQTCAVAGTPTDCVHLALTGMLDYDPDIVVSGINNSANLGDDVIYSGTVSAAMEGRFLGLPAVAVSLVTHNHQADHYETAARAAVEIVARLKADPLPADTILNVNVPDLAWSDVLGFEVTRLGNRHRSEPCVPQQDPRGRTVYWIGPAGPEQDAGAGTDFHAVRTGHISITPIHVDLTRYQALETVAGWVGGLTAALDGPA from the coding sequence ATGCGCGTACTGGTTAGCAACGACGACGGTGTCGACGCCCCCGGCATCCAGATCCTGGCCGAGGCGTTGCGGCACGCCGGTCATGAAGTGATGGTGGTCGCGCCCGATCGCGACCGCTCCGGCGCCAGCAATTCGCTGACGCTGGATGTGCCGATCCGCACCCGCCGCATCGATGCGCAGACCTGCGCGGTGGCCGGTACACCCACCGACTGCGTGCATCTGGCGCTCACCGGCATGCTGGATTACGACCCCGACATCGTGGTCTCCGGCATCAATAATTCAGCCAATCTCGGCGACGACGTGATCTATTCCGGCACCGTGTCTGCCGCGATGGAAGGCCGCTTCCTCGGCCTTCCCGCGGTCGCGGTGTCGCTGGTCACGCACAATCACCAAGCGGATCACTACGAGACCGCCGCGCGCGCCGCAGTGGAAATCGTCGCGCGGCTCAAGGCCGACCCACTGCCGGCCGACACCATCCTCAACGTCAACGTGCCGGATCTGGCGTGGTCGGATGTGCTCGGTTTCGAAGTCACCCGGCTGGGCAACCGGCATCGCTCCGAGCCCTGCGTGCCGCAGCAGGACCCGCGCGGCCGCACCGTGTACTGGATCGGCCCGGCCGGTCCGGAGCAGGACGCCGGCGCCGGCACCGATTTCCATGCCGTGCGCACCGGGCATATCTCGATCACGCCGATCCATGTCGATCTCACCCGCTACCAGGCGCTGGAGACGGTGGCCGGCTGGGTAGGCGGGCTGACTGCTGCGCTGGACGGCCCGGCATGA
- a CDS encoding protein-L-isoaspartate(D-aspartate) O-methyltransferase, which translates to MTPRLRMLQPESVGIGMTSQRVRDRLVERLREAGIQDEATLNAMRTVPRHLFIDEALASRAYEDTALPIGHGQTISQPWVVARMTEAVLQVGPTKVLEVGTGSGYQGAILAALGLEVYTVERIGDLLRQARKRFRHLGMNVRSKHDDGRIGWPEHGPYDAIVVTAAAPALVDALVDQLAVGGRLVAPVGGASSQSLVQLTRAADGEIEQQVLAPVTFVPLLSGMLD; encoded by the coding sequence ATGACACCGAGGCTGCGCATGCTGCAACCGGAGTCGGTCGGCATCGGCATGACCTCGCAGCGCGTGCGCGACCGTCTGGTCGAGCGCCTGCGTGAGGCCGGCATCCAGGACGAAGCCACCCTCAATGCCATGCGCACCGTCCCGCGTCATCTGTTCATCGATGAAGCGCTGGCCTCGCGCGCCTATGAAGACACTGCATTGCCGATCGGCCACGGCCAGACCATCTCGCAGCCGTGGGTGGTCGCGCGCATGACCGAGGCAGTGCTGCAGGTCGGCCCGACCAAGGTGCTGGAAGTGGGTACCGGCTCCGGCTACCAGGGCGCGATCCTGGCCGCGCTGGGCCTGGAGGTCTACACCGTCGAGCGCATCGGCGACCTGCTGCGACAGGCGCGCAAGCGCTTCCGCCATCTGGGCATGAACGTGCGCAGCAAGCACGACGATGGCCGCATCGGCTGGCCCGAGCACGGCCCCTACGATGCCATCGTGGTCACCGCCGCTGCGCCGGCCCTGGTGGATGCGCTGGTCGATCAACTGGCGGTCGGCGGGCGCCTGGTCGCCCCGGTCGGTGGCGCCTCCTCGCAGTCGCTGGTGCAGCTCACCCGCGCTGCCGATGGCGAGATCGAGCAGCAGGTTCTGGCGCCGGTCACGTTCGTCCCGCTGTTGTCGGGCATGCTGGATTGA
- a CDS encoding YqaA family protein, with the protein MKIFGPLYDVAIRWSRHRRAPALLTGLSFVEGFIFPVPPEVMLAPMSLAEPRRSLWFATLSLIGSVCGALVGYLLGHFAFAALQPLIEWLGWSAKIQAQIETLRTLVADSPWKAFWALVLVGFTPIPLKIFTWASGVVGVPILPFIASMLVGRGKRVYLVAGAIRLGGARAEAALHRWIEPLGWVAMAVLAAGAGWLVWKTTNG; encoded by the coding sequence ATGAAGATTTTCGGGCCGTTGTACGACGTGGCCATCCGTTGGTCACGCCACCGCCGCGCACCAGCGCTGCTGACCGGTCTCAGCTTCGTGGAGGGCTTCATCTTTCCGGTGCCGCCGGAGGTGATGCTGGCGCCGATGTCGCTGGCCGAACCCAGGCGTTCGCTGTGGTTCGCCACCTTGAGCCTGATCGGCTCGGTCTGCGGCGCGCTGGTCGGCTATCTTCTGGGCCATTTCGCCTTTGCCGCATTGCAGCCGCTGATCGAGTGGCTGGGCTGGAGCGCGAAGATCCAGGCGCAGATCGAAACCCTGCGCACGCTGGTCGCCGATTCGCCGTGGAAGGCGTTCTGGGCACTGGTGCTGGTCGGCTTCACCCCGATTCCGCTGAAGATTTTTACCTGGGCCTCGGGCGTGGTCGGCGTGCCGATCCTGCCCTTCATCGCCAGCATGCTGGTCGGCCGCGGCAAGCGCGTGTATCTGGTCGCCGGTGCGATCCGCCTCGGTGGCGCACGGGCCGAAGCGGCGCTGCATCGCTGGATCGAACCGCTGGGCTGGGTCGCGATGGCGGTGCTCGCGGCGGGCGCAGGCTGGCTGGTGTGGAAGACAACGAACGGATGA
- a CDS encoding peptidoglycan DD-metalloendopeptidase family protein codes for MSKTQMNSVRKTAVVLLVAIGLTACSSATVVRSPGASGGSSSRPTTAAPRPSVPRPGVTVTVQRGDTLYAISRRTNITAPDLAAWNGLSSPNTIYPGQTLKLYPPGAGKPGASAPVAGAGTVVPPRPAAPVAAPVSSGFSWRWPADGVVVGTFVSGETTKQGVDIAGASGQAVRAAADGVVVYSGAGLVGYGELIIIKHNDQWLSAYGHNRKRLLNEGQSVKAGQQIAEMGRSGAARDMLHFEIRYNGKPVDPLLYLPKK; via the coding sequence ATGAGCAAGACGCAGATGAATTCGGTACGCAAGACAGCAGTCGTGCTCCTGGTGGCGATCGGGCTGACCGCCTGCAGCAGTGCCACCGTGGTGCGTTCGCCTGGCGCCAGTGGCGGCTCGTCGTCACGGCCGACCACCGCAGCGCCACGACCGTCGGTGCCACGCCCCGGCGTGACGGTGACCGTGCAGCGCGGCGATACCCTGTATGCGATCTCGCGTCGCACCAATATCACCGCGCCTGACCTGGCGGCGTGGAACGGCCTTTCTTCGCCCAACACCATCTATCCCGGCCAGACCTTGAAGCTGTATCCGCCCGGTGCGGGCAAGCCGGGAGCCAGCGCACCGGTGGCCGGCGCCGGCACGGTGGTGCCGCCGCGTCCGGCAGCGCCGGTCGCCGCCCCGGTCAGCAGCGGCTTCTCCTGGCGCTGGCCCGCCGATGGCGTGGTGGTCGGTACCTTCGTGAGCGGCGAAACCACCAAGCAGGGTGTGGATATCGCCGGCGCCAGCGGCCAGGCCGTGCGCGCGGCCGCCGATGGTGTGGTGGTGTACTCCGGTGCCGGCCTGGTCGGCTATGGCGAGCTGATCATCATCAAGCACAACGACCAGTGGTTGTCGGCGTACGGCCACAACCGCAAGCGCCTGCTCAACGAGGGCCAGAGCGTCAAGGCCGGCCAGCAGATCGCCGAAATGGGCCGCAGCGGCGCCGCCCGCGACATGCTGCACTTCGAGATCCGCTACAACGGCAAGCCGGTCGATCCGCTGTTGTATCTGCCGAAGAAGTGA
- a CDS encoding Mth938-like domain-containing protein, with the protein MPLSQEHPDYTYALRAADGRHAKVNDQILQQSFILMPDELVERWPVQHLDHLQASHMDAVLALAPAVILLGTGERQRFPNAQVLAACLTRGIGLEAMTNAAAARTYNVLASEGRRVALAMILEG; encoded by the coding sequence ATGCCTTTAAGCCAGGAACACCCCGACTACACCTATGCGCTGCGCGCGGCCGATGGCCGCCATGCCAAGGTCAACGACCAGATCCTGCAACAGAGCTTCATCCTGATGCCGGATGAACTGGTGGAACGCTGGCCGGTGCAGCATCTGGACCATCTGCAGGCAAGCCACATGGACGCGGTGCTGGCGCTGGCGCCAGCGGTCATCCTGCTGGGCACCGGCGAGCGCCAGCGCTTTCCGAACGCACAAGTGCTTGCCGCCTGCCTGACCCGTGGCATCGGCCTGGAAGCGATGACCAACGCCGCTGCCGCGCGGACCTATAACGTGCTGGCCAGCGAAGGCCGCCGGGTGGCGCTGGCAATGATTCTGGAAGGCTGA
- the yhbY gene encoding ribosome assembly RNA-binding protein YhbY: MSIVLTSAQTRFLRGQAHDLKALLQTGGKGVTPAFLAELEEVLERHELIKVKVASEDRETRDALIAELVGQTGSALVQRIGHVAILYRPSKEKRQIVLPRG; the protein is encoded by the coding sequence ATGTCCATTGTTCTCACCTCCGCCCAGACCCGTTTCCTGCGCGGCCAGGCCCACGATCTCAAGGCGCTGCTGCAAACCGGCGGCAAAGGGGTCACGCCGGCATTTCTGGCCGAACTCGAGGAAGTGCTCGAGCGCCACGAATTGATCAAGGTGAAGGTGGCCTCCGAGGATCGTGAGACCCGCGATGCGCTGATCGCCGAACTGGTCGGACAGACCGGTAGCGCCCTGGTGCAGCGGATCGGCCACGTCGCCATCCTGTACCGCCCCAGCAAGGAAAAGCGCCAGATCGTGCTGCCGCGCGGCTGA
- the rlmE gene encoding 23S rRNA (uridine(2552)-2'-O)-methyltransferase RlmE — MPSRSKSSQRWLKEHFADPYVKKAQAEGMRSRAAYKLEELLQRDRLLKPGMVVVDLGAAPGGWSQQVRKSMGDSGRVLALDILDMPALAGVDFLHGDFREQAVLSEFEAMLGDVPVDLVLSDMAPNKSGMDAVDQPRMMHLAELAMEFADTHLKPGGAFLIKLFQGVGSDDYIRELRRRYEKVTIRKPAASRKRSPEVYALGQGKRVQIK; from the coding sequence ATGCCTTCCCGTAGTAAAAGCAGCCAGCGCTGGCTCAAGGAACACTTCGCCGACCCTTACGTGAAGAAGGCCCAGGCCGAAGGCATGCGCTCGCGCGCGGCCTACAAGCTGGAAGAGCTGCTGCAGCGCGATCGCCTGCTCAAACCGGGCATGGTGGTGGTCGACCTGGGGGCCGCGCCGGGCGGCTGGTCGCAGCAGGTGCGCAAGTCCATGGGCGACAGCGGGCGCGTGCTGGCGCTGGATATCCTGGACATGCCGGCCCTGGCGGGCGTGGACTTCCTTCACGGCGACTTCAGGGAACAAGCGGTCCTATCGGAATTCGAAGCGATGTTGGGCGATGTGCCGGTGGACCTTGTGCTGTCCGATATGGCCCCCAATAAGAGTGGCATGGATGCGGTCGACCAACCGCGGATGATGCACCTGGCGGAACTGGCGATGGAATTTGCCGACACTCACCTCAAGCCGGGTGGGGCGTTTTTGATCAAGCTGTTCCAGGGTGTCGGGTCCGACGACTATATTCGTGAGCTTCGCCGCCGCTATGAGAAGGTGACGATTCGCAAGCCGGCGGCCTCGCGCAAGCGCTCCCCGGAAGTTTATGCGCTCGGTCAGGGCAAGCGTGTCCAGATCAAGTAA